The following nucleotide sequence is from Synchiropus splendidus isolate RoL2022-P1 chromosome 1, RoL_Sspl_1.0, whole genome shotgun sequence.
TTAAGGATTAAGACTTCGAAATAATAGGATCATTATGATTAGGTTAAAGTTTGGTTCAGTTGTCTCAATGTCAATGAAATGCTTTTGTCCAGATTCAAAACTAGAACAGGTGTACCTGCCAACCAGGAATGAGCCAAGCAAGAGAGGAACCAGTAGCTTGTTTATGTGTTCTCTGTAACCTCCGGTCGAGACAAAGTCTGAATGGGGTGGTTTTGATTCCGCAGAAGGATATCTGAAGGCTGCTGTAGGAATACAGTCCTCCAGCTTTCTTTCATGTGTCACATGAGGCCTTGTGTCACTGGCCTCTTCTTGTCTGATTGTTCAGATGTGCTTGACGACATTGAGCTGTGCCCTAGATCATTGGTCTCCACACGCAGTCCCTGGATCTGGTCACAAGTGTGGGAAATTCTTATTGTGGTACTGTTTCATCCCTGTAATCTTGACCTGCAGGAGACCTGTGTGGAGGGAGTATTACTTGTCAAGACTTGAAATGTGTGGGACCAGTATCTGTGCAACCTCCTTGGTCAACAGTGGATGTATTTTCTTGATGTTATTACAGCAATTGTATGACCCTGAACAATTGAGTTGTTGCATTAATTTTTGGCAGTCAGGGTCATTGCCGTTGCATGCAGAGAGTAGCCTGACTGAGGTAATTGCTCGATTAAGCTTCTGAGTGTGATTGCATCATGTACTCCCGGTTTACGTGTAGTGCAGAGACAATTGACCtatgagtagttcacctccgtAACGAGGGGTGGAGCAGAGAAAGAGCAGTCAAAGCTGACAGATACTGTGAGCCGGACATGGAACTGTCATCACCGTCAACATGCTTCCTTCGGCTGGTTTTGGAATCAAAGccgcaagtttctgaataaaattaaacattCCTAAGATCGTGTTGTCTACTTTATGTATCTCAAGAACGGTAGATGTGGAGTGTCTAAAGTACAGAGTTCTGCTTTTGATTACCGCCGTGAgtcacttagcaaccatgctaacatgGCGTTAGTGTCGTCTCctgaaaccaacaaatcacgtcttcttTTGAGAACTAATGATCAAAATGGCGTGAGTGAAGGCGGGTGAAGACAAATCTTCAGATCATCGTTGTGGCGAGTTCCAAAACACAgttgatatcaggtttgtcatgccACGACCAAGGAACACACATAATGCATCAGGCTACATACACAACTTTTCCACACATAGAAGGTTATTGGACATCATTAGACCATGATTAGTCGAGGAatttgtttacttccgctgtGTAGCTGAAGCTTGCGCTGCCGCACACCACCCAGTCCGGTCATAGTCCAGCTATCTacttggctacatgctagctgagtccagcaaTTAACCTCATTATCCAGATCGTGgagtccgactaagagaaattccaatttcttTCCAGTCATCGGAAtgagctgtttacatgcattttgcCAGATTAACACAGTAATTTGTTTTTCCGTGTGATGTCAGCAAAAGAATCCTAGATTTGGTCTCCAGCCTTTACTTCAGACAGAGGAAATGAGAAACTCCATTGTGATCATTGGTGTAGCCATGAAACAAAACGCCATGGGGGTTCATCACGAGTTTGTGTGCAGCGAGAAGAGTACCAAGAGGACCAGACACTTCCACCCCAGTGGAAAGTAACGGTGCAATATTGTTTTTAGGATGTCATCATTGAGAAGCTGAGCCAGAGATAGGAAGTTGCTGTATTGCAAATCCTAGGGCTTACAAGATTGGTTGTAGCTTCCATTGTTCTTTATTGAGCAACACGATGGACTGAAAAGAGTTCTTCAGTTTTTTGTGTCTGGATGAgtttactttttaaatgttcCATGGTGGGCCCCTCTGACAGAAAAAGTTGTCATCAGACCAAAATATCTGTATTTCGCTCGGTTTCAGGTTTCTGAAACACTTAACAAACATGTTAATTTCATCTCTTTGGGTTCAGGTTCTGTCGAGATTTTCTGATGGAGACACTTCCTGTCACTCATCTGAACTTCACCTCAGTCTTGCCTCGTTTTCTATCACTGCACGTGATGTCTTTTCTGTCCCCTCGTGACCTCTGTGCCGCTGCGCAGGTCAACTGGCACTGGAGAGTCCTAGCCGAGCAGGTAAAGGCAGGTCTAGCCACCTCTTTATTCCGACATGTGGATTTGCTCTACAGCTTTGATCCCTCATCCTAACCATAGGACTGTCTCTGGGCCCGGCGCTGTGTCAGACTGGGCTGGTTCCTCCCATACACTCCCGCTGAAAAAGAGTTTGGGGCCTGGAAGAAACACTATgcccgctgcttctccacccTGGAATCTGTGTCTCCTCGCGAGGTGAGACCAGAGAAGCAGCAACACCTAGAtaaaatggaggaggagaaggagaagagaatGGAGTTGATGTACAGACGGATGATCCAAGAGAAACTTCAAGAAGACAAAAGTAAGAAACAACTCTCATTGGGGTGATGTATTGCAGAGTTATTGAAGTTAGACTTTGAATCAATCATTAGAAAAGAAACTGAAGTACCGGGAATAGGATGAAGACAATATTGGGGTTcctggatgtgataaaggaagaCATAAAGAGGACAGGTTTGATGACGATGAAGGTAGAACATgggggaggaggctgacttgctgtgacacCCTGGGATTtgctgaaagagagagaagaagcagcacCCTAGTGCCCTCAAATGTTACCGGAGATACAGTATCTGAAATTCTAACATGTGGAACATATTGACTCATACATTGACTGACTATTTCTCCTCAGGGTGACATGATCATGCTACCTATTCAGCTGGAAAGCCTGCTGATTTGATcttaaaatgcattgtttttgtcattgtcccgttttcaatttctttttccatttttcccatTATCATATTTGTCTCCTTGCATCAGCTCCAGCTAGATGCGGTGCCCTTAGGAAGTCATGCCTCCCTTCATTGGAGGGCATAATCAATTTTTTCTGACTCTTGAAACAATTTTATCCACAACATTCTGTCACAGCACATGAAATGGTGCTCTTCAGTCTCTATAACTGAAGAAACCCTTTAGTGTAAGGCTTTAAGTACCATTAAAATGTATCTTTATACTTTGAAGAACTGTACTGTCTGTTTTTGATGCAGGAACCTCTCTGAGAACCAGGAGACCATGGGGGAGCTCCATCAGGTCAGTGGAAGATGTCACAAGGCTCGTCCAGACAGGACTCTCTAGCTCTGTGGCCACACTCACCCCAACACTGTCAAGCACCTCCACGAACCCCAATCTGGATGTAAATGAGACTGGGATGTCAGTCCAGGCCAGCAGGTCTGACTCCACTAACAGATTGACTCCACTAATGAGTCTGGCAGAGTTCTAACGGCAGGATGTTGTCCACGCAGCATCCACAAAGTCAGTGAGTCACTTTCCTCCTTAATCGTAAGACCTGCACCAGAACCAGCCACCCGGACCATTTTCTACTCCCATCctgttcttctgctgctggtctccAATATGATTCCGGCTTATGAGGTCAGAAAGTGATGTAATAGCAGTATGCAGTTGCATGCAGCTTCTAAGCAACTTGAGAGAAAAGGACTGTTacagaaacaacaaacaattcTGAGCTTATGTTTATTTGTTATAAAAAGAAGAATGTCTGAGGAAAAGAACCAAAGAGCATTTCTCTCCACAGATGGTGTTAAGCGGAGTGAAGTCAGGCGTGATTGTGGTTCTCTACGACCACAGAGGGAGTTTGTCTGCACTGTTAGCCCAAGTGAAAAGAGCCATTTGTGGACAGAGAGCACAGAGACTGGGCCTTCTAGCTCCTGGAGGAACAGAGGAAATGCAGATCTTACACAGTCAgtgtttcatttattcttcCACTCTGTCAATGCACACTTTccttgtacttttttttctttaattaatGAAATGTATTCAGACAAGTTGCTTGAGCCGGAGCGTCAGGGTACAGTGCTCAAATTTGGCGCAAGTGTTATTGTTTGATGTAAGTTCTGATAATGGAATGCATGAGTTTCAGCCTACTAAACACACCACAGCCTCACAGGGAATCAGGATAGGCATTTGAGACTTGTTCAAACATAAGCCAAGGAAAGTTACATTGAATACTAGGACAACGATTGGATCCACATCATCAAATTGTGTCAACTTATAACTGCTGATCTTTGATTGATTGCAGCAAGATTGGAGCAAAGTTCCTTGCCAGAACAGCAGATTGAGATTTGTTCAGTGGGAACAATAAAGTCCTCAAACCAAATCCATTATTGTCGATCATATGTTTATTGTCTATCTATTTATATGATTATTTTTTGCAGAAATATAATTTATCATTAACTATATTACTgttatctatttacttataactatgtatattttatttatatatttttgtaatgatatatgtttttatattatGGGTTATTTGTCTTGGgttgtttgatagcttgtgacttcacttattattattattatatttatttatttttaatactgatgctttgtggacatgattgatgtttgttttgaatctttaatgtctttggtatctgtcagtgtctttgttgtcattggtgTCTGGGACATGTTGAAGTgctccactgtgggactaataaaggccgtTCAGAATGGTGTGTTTCTAGCAAAGTCTTCTCATGCTTGTTTCGTATCTGATATGAACCCAAAGGCATAGGACGCACTGACATGACCATGTGTAGAGAGTGCCTCATTGTCCAGCAGAAATTCCAGAATTAGACCATGTGGACGAAGAAATCACCACAAGAGGGCAGCAGAAAACAATCGTCCATCACCGAAACCCCAtgttctgtttcctcttttcagATAGCATCCTTTCAGAAGAGTCTGTGGTGACACAGAGCCATCGCAGGTTCTGGTTACAAATACTTGGCCATATGTTGCCTCCAGGGGACGGTGGTGGGATTGACTTCTTCTGTCCGCTGGCAGCATCAGGTAGGTGACCACCTGTGACATGAGCGGTAGTCCGTACTGAACGAGCTCCCAGCTTCAATTTCTGATAAGTGTCACTGCCGtgcttttcctcctctgcagctACAGGTCTTTCCCTGCTGCAGACTCTCTCTACTCTGACCAGTCTGAAAGTTTGTGCTCCGATGGGACTAGCCAGTGGAAGTTTTCAGAACAGTGAGTGTTAACTGCAGCTAGAAGAGTACAAACTTATGATGCACTTCATTCTGCTTTGCTTTGAAGTTTTGGGTGAGTGGTCGGATGGAAGTGTGTGTGCTGGGCTCTCACATGATCAGCCTGGCGGTCCAGCACTGGAGTACCTGTGTGAGAGCGTTCTGCAGGGATGGTGCTATCAGGCTCACTGGATGGAAGACGCTCTGCTTGAGATGAGGAGGATCCTGGGCACCAGATTGCAATGTGTCAGTCATGAAGCCAGGGGCCGTGCTCTGGGTGAGGCTTACActggtgatgggttgatgaagaTGCGTGAAGCAGCACGGTCGTTTACAGAGCTAGGTGGCGCTCCCATTCCAAAATAATTCGCTATACTTAATAGTTTGCTATACATATACATAGGGTGCATCCATAGTCAGTatacatacatgaacatgaacgATCTTAATCATCATGCATATGTCTCTGTGTTACTGTAAATGTGATAGTGATTTCATATTCTATTCAGACTTGATATTAAATCTGCCTCATTCCAAGTCTGTCCATAACAAAAAGCCAATAGGAGGGGCTGCAAGCTGACTCCTGGTACACCCCTACTCTCTTCTTGAAGGCTTGCATCACTTCAATAGCACCTCACCACCGTTTCACTATCCTCATATACGTACTCCACAGCATCCACATACGATCTGTGAGGCTCCTGATTTGCTCTTACAAAACCACCTTATTcctctaaaaataaacaaattatgaTGTCATTGGAATCCTTATATGTTGTTATTTGAGCTGCGTCCTTGTCCAAGCTGTGATGACTCTGTACCTAACTTTTTTCCCCCAGGTCACTTTCTGTGGAGGGAGATGAGCCTGGAGGATCTCAGTGAATCCGAGGATTTCAGTTTGGCTCTGACCGAAGGACTTGCTGCTCTTAGGGAATATACAGTGGTCCGAAACATGACACACAACTTCTCTGTAGTAGCAATCAAAGGAAGGGTCAGTGGAACCTGTTTGTCTACAGGTAAAGCCGGTGGAGTTCCTGGCTGACTTCCTGAGCAGATGGAAGAATGACGGGTTGGACAGAAGCAAGAATGTAGAAGCATCTGTTCCATCACCGCTCTCCAGCATCAGACATGCGGAATCTGAGGTGTGGATGTTGCCACCAAAGAAAAGGAAGTGTCTCTAGGTCTGTTCACTCTTCACAGCACCCCTTAGACTGGAGAGGCGTCATCTGCAGGGAGCTGCACCACAGCGAGTGTGTTTATGTCAGCAGACTCAACAGCATTTTGAAGGTGCAACATTTCACTTTCTGACTGAAGTAAATTTAAATGTCCCATCCCTACAAGCCTCACTGAGTGACGACTTAATGGTCCATTGCTGTGCAAAAGCAGAATAGCTGACAAAAGCAGGTGCAACACACACTGCAGTAGACTTAAGTTGATTTTGTGATTTAAGACACACTGGGGGAGCTGAACTACATTCAGTAAAGTCATACGATAAACATCAATCTAGTCCAGTTCATCATCTTGTTCATGTGTGCTGATCACACCAGTGGTTCGGTTGCTTTGGTCAGAGGAACACAATGATTTAGTGACATGACAACTCACACCACAGACACAactgatgtttgtgttgcttgtttatttttaatgtgtccACATTCCTAGCTTAaagcatttatttgtttgtactgtacatttttgtaagcatttcctgcctgtttttttctttttatttatttatttactttgtttctaaaaatgaatatcatttatttttctctgccTTTTTGCTATTGTATAAGGTGCGGATTTTTACGATTctattttttacttatttattgatACAAATGTTGTTGGCTTTTTTGCCACCCACACTGCTGACTCACTTCTCACATATCATGGTGATATGAAAAATTAATTTCAGGCTAGCACATAGTCCAAGAAAAGTAGCGTTCAGCATTACACTTTGCCAAATTGATACGTGAATACGTGGCTGTCTCCAATACAGTAGGTGCAGCAGACTGTGATCACGTTACTCTGGGCTAATCTGCTAATACTGCACCTTTAAGTACACATGACCATGGAGGTTTTCTGATGGCTTAATTTAGTTTTGGGGGGGCAGAGGGAATGGAATTTTCCTAGAAAGCTTTTGAGCAAGGAGAACTCTAgttattgttgtgtttgtgctgttgtGTTTAGAGTTCACCCCATTCTCTTTAATGTTATCTGTGTTACGTTTTCCTCTTGTTTCCATTTTACTTAAATGCTTTCTCATGTGGCACCATGACTTTGCATCACCCTGAGTGGTCCACGGCTGAGAATGTGGTTGAAGGTTGAATCTGCATCCTGCGTCTGACGCGATAAAAAGAGTGCTTATTAAAGAAGTCTGGCTTTCAGCTTATTCAGTGCAAAGCTCTAATATTACCCATGTCAAAGATGTGTCATCATTGACTGCAGGGTTTGTGTTGGGACTAAAAGAGAGATCACTGCCTACAGGTCCATATGGATGACTGTAATGTATTATGGAAATGTTCTTATTATTCACTGATCTCAGAATGTGTATTCATCGAAATCACGCTCAAATATTGTAAGTCGACGATCTTATTACAGATACAAGTTGAAAGTTGCATATCAgttgacacaaacaaaaaagttccATTGTGTCACTTATGACTTGCAGGAGTACAGAGATCCTCTGAGAGCAGCTCTGGACTCCCACAGAACTATCCTGAGCACCACTGACATCCTCATCATCTTTAGTCCCGTCACTCAAATGCTGCAGCTCCACAGGTAGACACGCCCACATTTGCCCAGCAATAAGGTGCTGTGCTTGACTGTGGTGGCTCTCAGGACGTTTGTGCAGGAGCTTGAGTTGAGGCTGCTGCAGTGGGGAGCAGGGCAGTGTGTGGGAGACGTGTGTGTGAAACTCTGCTCCCAGCTCAAGGTCTACACCAACTACTTCAACAACTACACAACTGCCCTCAGTACCATCGACCAGGTAAATGACTGATCAGGATTAAGAGGGTGTGTTGAAGACATACCgtgcatgttggcatgttctgCCATATTTGTGAGTTCCATGTCTCGACAAgcctgtgaggacattttgtcctgtcctcacaaggtatagagggttaaaacgtcagtaaaaGTTGTTTATTATAATTAGTTTCAGTTAATGATTAGTTTTCAgttgttcaggtgagccacatGTTTTGattgtttaaggtgagagactggggaaggcatgatgtcaatgagaggtccacaAAGTTGGtgtgacaaacgtgtgtgtgtctgtgtctgtgtataCCTGGTTTAGCTACACTTGAGGAGGATCACACAAGAGGatcaattcttggaaacacacctccttgtggggacctgctGCTATTTGCAATTGaagcctcaattttaggattacaacgtcaaaataactgggtgattatAATTGGTCttcagttcagagtcctggttatggttaaccatgtgttttagatggttaggtttagggtgagaggctggggaaaggattATGGCAatgtgaggtcctcacaaaagtgtctaaacaaatgtgtgtgtgtgtgtgtttcagtgcaCTGAGCTGAAGCCTTTATTCAGAGCATTCCTCAAGAAAACAGACAGGACTCTTGCAACACACATGATGAGGTGAGCAACACTGACACATGACCAAATATATCCATGCTTATTGTTGTGATGCGTTCGTGTGTTTGTAgcctgcaggagctgctgctgtgtccTGCGTGGAGAATTTATGAATATGTGACTCTGCTACAGTGCCTGAGCTTGCACACGCATCACACTCACCCAGACCATATGCACCTGAACTCTGCACTCACCACACTAAGACAGTACAAAGAATTCATTCACAAGGTACAAACACAATTGACACaatcatttgttgttttattctCCTCATATTTCGATGACTTCAGGACTCACATCTGTTTGCAGCTAAAGCAGAACTCAGAACGAGTCGCACTCATTGAAGAAACCCAGCAGCTCATCCAAGGATGTCCTGTAAGTCACATTGCTCTGCAGCAACATTATCAATCGCTCCAGACTGCACTTCATTCGCCATCATCTCCTCAGCACCTGGACGAGGGAAGCAGGCAGCTACTCATAACACAGGATGCTGCGTTATTCCAGAGTCCGGATGATAACCTCCCTGAGTCTCTCAGGTAGAACTCAGAACCCCCTGGTGCAATTACAGATGAACAACAATTTAGATTAGATAGAGATGGAGTCATTAATGAACctctgaattttaaaaatggttATTTACAGGGACTCTCAGTCCAAATTTAGCAGGATTGTTTGAGCGGTTTCGTCTTTTTCCAGTATGTCATTTGGGCTTGGAGAAACCGCAGTGCCTGTTATGTTTCAGGGAGTACGAGCAGACGTCCGATATCAGCCTTTTTCTCTTCAATGATGCTCTGCTGCTGACACAGCGACAAGTGAGACACTCGCCATTCACTCTGTCCCACCAGAGCACATACACTTTCCTGGCGTCTGTAGCGCTCAGCAGCCTGTCTGCCAGGAAGGTTGCCTACTCTCGCTGTGAGTCTTGATCGACACTTCTACACACACTATCACAACCTACAGtagatgtgtgtctgtggtgtgCAGACATGAGTCATGCCTTCGTGTTGGAAGGTCCGCGTCGGTCCTGGACCTGTGCCACTGAGACAGCGCACCAGAGAGACCACTTCCTGGCTGTGCTGGAGCCAGCGATAAAGAGCGTTCTATCATAGGTATGTCACACTTCAGGTTTCTACACCAATATTGATGAAGGTAGAAAACTTTATTGACCAGAAATAAACACATCACATGTACAAATGAAGAAGTTAGATACAAGaacatttttgtacatttttcctCATAATTCATTCGCTTTGAGTCTTACCCCTCAAACAACAGCCtcctgaacacattttttttagaaatggaCTGACAAATGCTGACAGCAACATTGAAAGACCTTTGTTACAATTAATCACGTGAAGCTCACGTTGGTCGAAGAGACCGAATGACTTTCCTACTGAGACTTCCTCTGAGGAACACGTAATTCTGTGGATATTAAAGGTCTGCTGAAGTACCATATTATTTTATCAGTATTACTGATTTCTAATAACTTGCTTGCAAACCTCAAGTAGCACCTGTTGACAAGGGATTCACTATATAATTATGAGAGCACCAATGTTGGAGGGTGATGGAGTCATCAAGTGGTTGATGAGGTAtcaaacagtgttgcagggttgatgacacaGTGGCGTAATTCTCAttggcctctagatggcgcccttggtttagaaataagtgaggtttcactgaattagttttTCAAGTcctaacattttacagcagacagcgccatctgctgacCTGAAAATCAggaaactgtgtcatgaaacctcatctacccatcactagagtACCCCCTTAGACAACGTGTACAGTCTGTCTGGATTGTCGTACCAACTCCCTGAAAACAAGTTGTAAATAGTGAAATCACAGTCTGCGGTTGACCAGGTTTggattgctgttgttgttaccAGCTGGGGTGTGTGTGGTCGAGACATTCCCTGTTGGTTGTCCCAGATGGTTCCCACCCTTGGGATGGAGTGCGGTGTTTGCAGTTGAACCATTTGTCATCCCCTTCTGGCCACTGAAACCCTTCGGTTTGGGGATTCTTGTGGGTCCTGGTCGTCGGAATGCTTCCAGAGGTAGCTGTACAACAGATGATAGAAAGAGTTGACACCGGGTCTGGGCAGTGTTTGGGACATACAATTAAAGACAGTTTAATGCAGCACTAATCCATTGCAGCTACTGTACTGGAGAAAAtgcattagattagattaaatcaGATGGCATTTATTACTCATTTTTACTCAGAACTGCAGGTGTGACCGGCAAGCTTTCAGTATGACGAGCAGCAAACATGAACACTGACATGCTGTGGACATAAATGAAACACTCTAGAGAAGCCAGTgacaaacacaagtttaatatttcCCTCTAACGTTGAAGTTGTGATAGCACcatcaaacaagaacttgagAAACACAGGTCCCTGGCCACTCTCTCAACTCGACTTGTCGTTGATTGTGTGACACATAACGGCAGCTTTTCCTCATTGTCGGTTGACACACgcacatctgtttgctttgttatGCTACTGAGCAAGCATAGCGCTAAATCTTCCAATGCGCTTGTGCAGTGTTGTCTATTTTACTAGTTGCTTGGGCATTACATTAGATATCTACAGGTCTGGCTCATGTACTACATTGTTTCTGTGGATTTGTCTGAAGGCCTGGAATGTCACAATTATATTATTGTACAAtgggtgtgtgttttattttattattttgtatttttacaaCTTAACCAATCAAAAAGTACTTTGTCTCACTAAAGTCACTAAAGTTGTCTCACTCAGCAGAAGTAATTCAGCGAGTTACACAACTattacatttaaatcagtgtAACTTGTAGAAGACAGGTTGATGAGACTGTCCTcatattcagagctcagtaggtggcactctccgTTTAAAGAGGGTGTgagatttcagtgaaataatTGTTCAAATCCATAGGTTTTAGTgcagggaggacagaaaaatAGCTGTCGACATTTAAACGAA
It contains:
- the LOC128759183 gene encoding epithelial cell-transforming sequence 2 oncogene-like — translated: MDTCFSAWTPLSHKQSNQQLFAERMSLVMHWFDMWTDSQRKHLLHSLLSCSNRSQIKFCRDFLMETLPVTHLNFTSVLPRFLSLHVMSFLSPRDLCAAAQVNWHWRVLAEQDCLWARRCVRLGWFLPYTPAEKEFGAWKKHYARCFSTLESVSPREVRPEKQQHLDKMEEEKEKRMELMYRRMIQEKLQEDKRTSLRTRRPWGSSIRSVEDVTRLVQTGLSSSVATLTPTLSSTSTNPNLDVNETGMSVQASSIHKVSESLSSLIVRPAPEPATRTIFYSHPVLLLLVSNMIPAYEMVLSGVKSGVIVVLYDHRGSLSALLAQVKRAICGQRAQRLGLLAPGGTEEMQILHNSILSEESVVTQSHRRFWLQILGHMLPPGDGGGIDFFCPLAASATGLSLLQTLSTLTSLKVCAPMGLASGSFQNILGEWSDGSVCAGLSHDQPGGPALEYLCESVLQGWCYQAHWMEDALLEMRRILGTRLQCVSHEARGRALGHFLWREMSLEDLSESEDFSLALTEGLAALREYTVVKPVEFLADFLSRWKNDGLDRSKNVEASVPSPLSSIRHAESEHPLDWRGVICRELHHSECVYVSRLNSILKEYRDPLRAALDSHRTILSTTDILIIFSPVTQMLQLHRTFVQELELRLLQWGAGQCVGDVCVKLCSQLKVYTNYFNNYTTALSTIDQCTELKPLFRAFLKKTDRTLATHMMSLQELLLCPAWRIYEYVTLLQCLSLHTHHTHPDHMHLNSALTTLRQYKEFIHKLKQNSERVALIEETQQLIQGCPHLDEGSRQLLITQDAALFQSPDDNLPESLREYEQTSDISLFLFNDALLLTQRQVRHSPFTLSHQSTYTFLASVALSSLSARKVAYSRYMSHAFVLEGPRRSWTCATETAHQRDHFLAVLEPAIKSVLS